The following are encoded in a window of Pseudomonas graminis genomic DNA:
- a CDS encoding TusE/DsrC/DsvC family sulfur relay protein: MNPLIVDGRSVALDKDGYLEDLHDWSNEVAEALALEADIALTPDHWEILELLRAFYAEFQLSPATRPLVKYTALKLGADKGNSLHLNRLFNGTPAKLAAKLAGLPKPTNCL, encoded by the coding sequence ATGAACCCGCTCATCGTCGACGGGCGCAGTGTTGCGCTGGACAAAGACGGCTATCTTGAGGACCTGCACGACTGGTCCAACGAAGTCGCCGAAGCCCTGGCCCTTGAGGCAGACATCGCCCTGACGCCCGATCACTGGGAAATCCTCGAATTGCTGCGGGCGTTCTACGCGGAGTTTCAGCTGTCCCCGGCCACGCGACCGCTGGTCAAATACACCGCACTGAAGCTGGGCGCCGACAAGGGCAACAGTTTGCACCTCAATCGTCTGTTCAACGGCACTCCCGCCAAACTTGCCGCCAAGCTGGCGGGCCTGCCAAAGCCGACCAATTGCCTATGA
- the tusC gene encoding sulfurtransferase complex subunit TusC, giving the protein MAKSLLIISRQAPWAGPDAREALDIALAGGAFDLPMAMLFMDDGVLQLATAQNASQVQQKDLTANLQALSMFGVEDLFACGSSLNQRGMQPTALSVEPLEVLDDLQIAALIDRYDQVITI; this is encoded by the coding sequence GTGGCGAAGTCATTATTGATCATCAGCCGTCAGGCGCCATGGGCGGGTCCGGATGCCCGCGAGGCGCTGGATATTGCCCTGGCCGGCGGCGCGTTCGATCTGCCGATGGCCATGCTGTTCATGGACGACGGCGTATTGCAGTTGGCGACGGCGCAGAACGCCAGTCAGGTGCAGCAGAAAGACCTGACCGCCAACCTCCAGGCGTTGTCGATGTTCGGCGTGGAAGACCTGTTCGCCTGCGGCAGCAGCCTGAATCAGCGAGGGATGCAGCCGACCGCGCTGAGTGTCGAGCCACTTGAGGTACTGGATGACCTGCAAATCGCCGCGCTCATCGACCGTTACGACCAGGTGATAACGATCTGA
- the tusB gene encoding sulfurtransferase complex subunit TusB, producing MATLHVLSHSPFTDARLSSCLRVLGSQDAILLCGDATYALHADTATAEALSARTGSLKLFVLDEDATARDIALPDWAESVDYAGFVALSVHYDKVNTWL from the coding sequence ATGGCTACCCTACACGTACTCTCTCACTCCCCTTTTACCGACGCGCGCCTGAGCAGTTGCCTGCGCGTGCTCGGCAGTCAAGACGCGATCCTTTTGTGCGGCGACGCGACCTATGCGTTGCACGCAGACACCGCCACCGCTGAGGCACTGAGCGCGAGGACCGGCAGCCTGAAGCTGTTCGTGCTCGATGAAGACGCCACCGCTCGAGACATCGCGCTGCCTGACTGGGCCGAAAGTGTCGACTACGCCGGCTTCGTCGCACTCTCGGTACACTACGACAAGGTCAACACGTGGCTATGA
- the cysG gene encoding siroheme synthase CysG: MEFLPLFHNLRGARVLVVGGGEIALRKSRLLADSGAVLRVVAPEIGAEVRELIERSGGEQILRGYTESDLNGCVLIIAATDDEPLNAQVSADARQRGVPVNVVDAPALCSVIFPAIVDRSPLVIAVSSGGDAPVLARLIRAKLETWIPPTYGHLAGLAARFRHQVKGLFPNVQQRRAFWEDVFQGPIADRQLAGQGAEAERLLQAKIDGDAPATTGEVYLVGAGPGDPDLLTFRALRLMQQADVVLYDRLVAPAILDLCRRDADRVYVGKQRADHALPQDQINQQLVDLAKQGKRVVRLKGGDPFIFGRGGEEIEELAAHGIPFQVVPGITAASGCAAYAGIPLTHRDHAQSVRFVTGHLKNGTTDLPWKDLVSPSQTLVLYMGLIGLPVICEQLIKHGRAADTPAALIQQGTTVNQRVFTGTLANLPQLVAEHEVHAPTLVIVGEVVKLREKLAWFEGAQASV, from the coding sequence ATGGAATTTCTGCCGCTGTTCCATAACCTTCGGGGCGCCCGGGTGCTGGTGGTGGGCGGCGGCGAGATTGCCTTGCGCAAGTCTCGCCTGCTGGCTGATTCCGGTGCAGTGCTACGTGTGGTTGCCCCCGAGATCGGAGCGGAAGTGCGCGAGCTGATCGAGCGCAGCGGCGGGGAACAGATTCTGCGCGGCTACACCGAGTCGGACCTCAACGGCTGCGTGCTGATCATTGCTGCCACCGATGACGAGCCGCTTAACGCGCAGGTGTCAGCCGATGCCCGCCAGCGTGGTGTGCCGGTCAATGTGGTGGATGCGCCTGCGCTGTGCAGCGTGATCTTCCCGGCGATCGTCGACCGTTCGCCGCTGGTGATCGCGGTGTCCAGCGGTGGCGATGCGCCGGTGCTGGCACGGCTGATCCGCGCCAAGCTGGAAACCTGGATTCCACCGACCTACGGGCATCTGGCCGGTCTGGCCGCACGCTTTCGGCATCAGGTCAAAGGGCTGTTTCCCAATGTTCAGCAGCGCCGGGCGTTCTGGGAAGATGTATTCCAGGGGCCCATCGCTGACCGGCAATTGGCCGGGCAGGGCGCTGAAGCCGAGCGGTTGCTGCAAGCGAAGATCGACGGCGATGCGCCGGCCACGACCGGTGAGGTGTACCTCGTGGGCGCAGGACCTGGCGATCCTGATCTGCTGACCTTTCGCGCCTTGCGTTTGATGCAGCAGGCGGATGTCGTGCTTTACGACCGCCTGGTAGCGCCGGCGATTCTGGACTTGTGCCGCCGCGACGCTGACCGCGTCTACGTGGGCAAGCAGCGCGCCGATCACGCCTTGCCCCAGGATCAGATCAACCAGCAATTGGTGGATCTGGCCAAGCAGGGCAAACGCGTGGTGCGACTGAAGGGCGGTGATCCGTTCATCTTCGGCCGTGGCGGTGAAGAGATCGAAGAGTTGGCGGCCCACGGTATTCCCTTTCAGGTTGTGCCGGGTATTACGGCCGCCAGTGGTTGCGCGGCGTACGCCGGGATTCCACTGACCCACCGCGATCACGCGCAGTCCGTGCGTTTCGTGACCGGCCACCTGAAGAACGGCACCACCGACCTGCCGTGGAAGGATCTGGTTTCGCCCTCGCAGACCTTGGTGCTCTACATGGGTCTGATCGGGCTGCCGGTTATTTGCGAACAACTGATCAAGCACGGACGCGCGGCCGACACCCCCGCTGCGCTCATTCAACAGGGCACCACGGTCAACCAGCGTGTCTTCACCGGCACGCTGGCCAACCTGCCGCAGTTGGTGGCCGAGCACGAAGTCCATGCGCCGACCCTGGTGATCGTGGGTGAAGTGGTGAAGTTGCGGGAAAAGCTGGCGTGGTTCGAAGGGGCGCAGGCGAGCGTTTGA
- a CDS encoding glutathione S-transferase family protein: MGLLVEGRWQDQWYESSKDGAFQREQAKRRNWVTRDGRPGPSGEGGFKAEAGRYHLYVSLACPWAHRTLIVRKLKGLEGLIDVSVVSWLMRENGWTFDKQKGSTGDALDGHTFMYQRYLADTADYTGRVTVPVLWDKQLNRIVSNESSEIIRMFNSAFDDLTGNRLDLYPEPLRNEIDRLNDRIYPAVNNGVYRAGFATSQGAYEEAFDEVFAELDALETLLSEKRYLAGEYLTEADVRLFTTLIRFDAVYHGHFKCNLRRIADYPNLSNWVREMYQLPGVAETVDFVHIKHHYYASHATINPTGVVPKGPQQDFSGEHDRGRLNGKGILQNG; the protein is encoded by the coding sequence ATGGGCCTTCTCGTTGAAGGACGCTGGCAAGACCAGTGGTACGAAAGCAGCAAAGACGGCGCTTTTCAGCGCGAGCAGGCCAAACGGCGGAACTGGGTCACCCGCGATGGTCGGCCCGGACCGTCGGGTGAAGGCGGCTTCAAAGCGGAGGCCGGTCGTTACCATTTGTACGTTTCCCTTGCTTGCCCATGGGCCCATCGCACGTTGATCGTGCGCAAGCTCAAGGGTCTGGAAGGTTTGATCGACGTCTCCGTTGTCAGCTGGCTGATGCGCGAAAACGGCTGGACGTTCGATAAGCAGAAAGGGTCTACCGGCGACGCGCTGGATGGCCACACCTTCATGTACCAGCGCTACCTCGCCGACACCGCCGATTACACCGGTCGGGTGACGGTACCGGTGCTGTGGGACAAGCAGCTGAATCGCATCGTCAGCAACGAGTCGTCGGAAATCATCCGGATGTTCAATTCGGCGTTCGACGACCTGACCGGCAATCGCCTGGATCTCTACCCAGAGCCGCTGCGCAACGAGATCGACCGGCTGAACGACCGTATCTACCCGGCCGTGAACAACGGTGTCTATCGCGCCGGATTCGCGACCTCACAGGGTGCTTACGAAGAGGCTTTCGATGAAGTGTTCGCCGAGCTCGATGCGCTGGAAACGCTGCTGAGCGAGAAACGCTACCTGGCGGGTGAATACCTGACCGAAGCGGACGTGCGCCTGTTCACCACACTGATTCGCTTTGACGCGGTGTACCACGGGCACTTCAAGTGCAACCTGCGGCGCATTGCCGACTACCCGAACCTGAGCAACTGGGTGCGGGAGATGTATCAATTGCCGGGCGTGGCCGAGACGGTGGACTTCGTGCACATCAAGCATCACTACTACGCGAGCCACGCCACCATCAACCCGACCGGCGTCGTGCCAAAAGGGCCGCAGCAGGATTTCAGCGGCGAACATGATCGCGGGCGTTTGAACGGGAAAGGGATTTTGCAGAACGGCTGA
- a CDS encoding glycosyl transferase family protein, protein MTDFTSLVTETPAEHPFAPFVRILGKGKRGARNMTRAEAREAMGMVLDEKVEDTQLGAFLMLLRHKEESPDELAGFTEAVRERLHAPALAVDIDWPTYAGKKRHLPWYLLSAKCLAQNGVRVLMHGGGAHTAGRLYSEQLLELLGIPLCRNWQAVGEALEQQNIAFFPLGDWAPQLQRMIDLRNTLGLRSPIHSLARILNPLGARCGLQSIFHPGYQGVHRDASSLLGDHAIVIKGDGGEVEINPDTISHLYGTTDGQPWDEEWPALSDRRHVKPATLDPQHLVAIWKGDVEDSYPQLALIATMALALRGFGMPRAEAFARAEQYWANRNRSI, encoded by the coding sequence ATGACCGACTTCACTTCCCTCGTCACCGAAACCCCTGCCGAGCATCCCTTCGCGCCTTTCGTTCGCATTCTCGGCAAAGGCAAACGTGGTGCGCGCAACATGACCCGCGCCGAAGCACGGGAGGCCATGGGCATGGTGCTCGATGAAAAAGTCGAAGACACCCAGCTCGGGGCTTTTCTGATGCTGCTGCGGCACAAGGAAGAGAGCCCGGACGAACTCGCGGGCTTCACCGAGGCCGTGCGCGAACGTCTGCACGCGCCAGCGCTGGCAGTCGACATCGATTGGCCGACCTACGCCGGCAAAAAGCGCCATCTGCCGTGGTACTTGCTGTCGGCCAAGTGCCTGGCGCAGAACGGCGTCCGCGTACTGATGCACGGCGGCGGCGCCCATACCGCTGGCCGCCTGTACAGCGAGCAGTTGCTGGAGCTGTTGGGCATTCCGCTGTGCCGAAACTGGCAAGCGGTGGGTGAAGCACTGGAGCAGCAGAACATCGCGTTCTTTCCCCTTGGCGACTGGGCGCCGCAGCTGCAGCGCATGATCGATCTGCGCAACACGCTGGGGCTGCGCTCACCGATCCACTCGCTGGCGCGCATTCTCAATCCCCTGGGCGCGCGGTGCGGGCTGCAGAGTATTTTCCATCCGGGCTATCAGGGCGTGCATCGTGACGCCAGCAGCCTGCTCGGCGACCACGCCATCGTGATCAAGGGCGACGGTGGTGAAGTCGAGATCAACCCGGACACCATCAGTCATTTGTACGGCACTACCGATGGCCAGCCGTGGGACGAAGAATGGCCGGCGTTGTCGGACCGTCGCCACGTGAAGCCGGCGACCCTCGACCCGCAGCATCTGGTCGCGATCTGGAAAGGCGATGTCGAGGACAGTTACCCGCAACTGGCGCTGATTGCGACCATGGCGCTGGCACTGCGGGGCTTCGGGATGCCGCGGGCTGAAGCCTTCGCCCGGGCGGAGCAGTACTGGGCAAACCGCAACAGATCGATTTAG
- the tusD gene encoding sulfurtransferase complex subunit TusD → MKFAIALHSPAHAPSSRRALLFAKAALAQGHEIVRLFFYQDGVHSASGNVVSPQDESDTAAQWRDFVTTHQLDGVVCIAAALRRGVLNAEEAERYSRPAANLAAPWELSGLGQLHDAIQAADRLICFGGP, encoded by the coding sequence ATGAAGTTCGCCATCGCCCTGCATTCGCCCGCCCACGCGCCGTCCTCCCGACGCGCGTTGCTGTTCGCCAAAGCCGCATTGGCGCAGGGCCACGAAATCGTGCGCCTGTTCTTCTATCAGGACGGCGTGCACAGCGCGTCCGGCAATGTGGTGTCGCCCCAGGACGAGTCGGACACCGCCGCGCAATGGCGTGATTTCGTCACCACCCACCAGCTTGACGGCGTGGTCTGCATTGCCGCCGCCCTGCGTCGGGGCGTGTTGAATGCTGAAGAAGCGGAGCGCTACTCGCGACCTGCGGCAAACCTTGCGGCACCCTGGGAGTTGTCGGGACTGGGTCAGCTGCATGACGCGATCCAGGCGGCTGATCGCTTGATCTGCTTTGGAGGGCCATGA